The proteins below are encoded in one region of Hordeum vulgare subsp. vulgare chromosome 3H, MorexV3_pseudomolecules_assembly, whole genome shotgun sequence:
- the LOC123440090 gene encoding aldehyde oxidase GLOX-like, which produces MRGIFSHTMAPLLRLGALAAALLFIAAVGVAQGQQPGLLRVPDRSPPTRANQDRVVLPVDNAGGFAGLWNVLSENAGVSAMHLAVMRHGKAIMFDTTTTGPSLMPLPPGNCRPDPRSDPPGGMDCSAHAVEFDYNTGAVRPLKVLTDTWCSSGAFDGDGMLVQTGGYFEGVKVVRHLNPQGNADWVEFPNSLAEGRWYGTTQVLPDGRFIVIGGRRAFSYEFVPAAGQANAHFTPLPLLRDTTDDVENNLYPFVHLLPEGTIFLFANDRSIVFDPQNGQVIRELPKLNGGARNYPASGMSALLPLDLRRGERLSAEVIVCGGAPKEAFKVGEFNKFPHALRDCARINPSKPAAKWAIDFMPVGRVMGDMLILPTGDLLLLNGAAQGCSGWFFARQPVLTPFLYSPRKRRGARFRALAASNIPRMYHSSSAVLPDATVLVAGGNTNSAYNFTGVDFPTEVRVERYTPPYLAPELVASRPDIDMASVPANGVKYGGKLSFKFTSPGPAVAEADMKVSMYSPPFTTHGFSQNQRLLVLQVSDFKPDGNRYKITAHVPSKPTLAPPGYYMVFVLVKGLPSKAAWVKIHQ; this is translated from the exons ATGAGGGGCATCTTCTCTCACACAATGGCGCCTCTGCTCCGCCTGGGCGCCCTTGCCGCGGCGCTCCTCTTCATCGCCGCCGTCGGGGTGGCGCAGGGCCAGCAGCCAGGGCTCTTGAGGGTGCCGGACAGGTCCCCGCCCACCAGGGCAAACCAGGACAGGGTGGTGCTCCCCGTGGACAATGCCGGGGGATTCGCCGGTTTGTGGAACGTCCTGAGCGAGAACGCGGGCGTGTCCGCGATGCACCTGGCTGTGATGCGGCACGGCAAAGCCATCATGTTCGACACGACCACGACAGGGCCGTCGCTCATGCCTCTGCCGCCGGGCAACTGCCGCCCCGACCCCCGGAGCGACCCGCCGGGCGGCATGGACTGCTCGGCGCACGCCGTGGAGTTCGATTACAACACTGGCGCGGTCCGGCCTCTCAAG GTCTTGACTGATACGTGGTGCTCGTCGGGAGCGTTCGACGGGGACGGCATGCTCGTGCAAACGGGCGGCTACTTCGAAGGGGTGAAGGTTGTGAGACACCTGAACCCACAAGGAAATGCCGACTGGGTGGAGTTCCCCAACAGCTTGGCCGAAGGAAGATG GTACGGAACAACGCAGGTGCTCCCGGACGGGCGCTTCATCGTGATCGGCGGGCGGCGAGCGTTCAGCTACGAGTTCGTCCCGGCCGCCGGGCAGGCGAACGCCCATTTCACTCCCCTCCCGCTTCTTCGTGACACGACCGATGACGTGGAGAACAACCTGTACCCCTTCGTCCACCTCCTCCCGGAAGGGACCATCTTCCTCTTCGCCAACGACCGCTCCATCGTTTTCGACCCCCAGAACGGGCAGGTCATCCGCGAGCTCCCCAAGCTCAACGGCGGTGCACGGAACTACCCTGCCTCGGGCATGTCCGCTCTCCTTCCCCTCGACCTCCGCCGCGGCGAGAGGCTGAGCGCCGAGGTGATCGTCTGCGGCGGCGCACCCAAGGAAGCCTTCAAGGTGGGTGAGTTCAACaagttcccgcacgcgctccggGACTGCGCGCGCATCAACCCGTCTAAGCCCGCGGCCAAGTGGGCGATAGACTTCATGCCAGTGGGCCGCGTGATGGGCGACATGCTCATACTGCCCACCGGAGACCTCCTGCTGCTCAACGGCGCAGCCCAGGGCTGCTCGGGGTGGTTCTTCGCCCGGCAACCGGTGCTGACCCCGTTTCTCTACTCTCCGCGGAAACGACGGGGCGCGCGGTTCCGCGCCCTGGCCGCGTCCAACATCCCGCGCATGTACCACTCCAGCAGCGCCGTGCTGCCCGACGCCACCGTGCTCGTGGCCGGCGGCAACACCAACTCGGCCTACAACTTCACTGGCGTCGACTTCCCGACGGAGGTGCGCGTCGAGCGGTACACCCCGCCGTACCTCGCCCCGGAGCTTGTCGCCAGCAGGCCGGATATCGACATGGCGTCGGTCCCAGCGAACGGGGTCAAGTACGGGGGCAAGCTCTCGTTCAAGTTCACGTCGCCCGGGCCAGCCGTGGCCGAGGCCGATATGAAGGTGTCCATGTACTCGCCGCCGTTCACCACACACGGCTTCTCGCAGAACCAGCGGCTACTGGTGCTGCAGGTCAGCGACTTCAAGCCAGATGGGAACCGGTACAAGATCACGGCCCACGTGCCGTCGAAGCCGACGCTCGCGCCGCCAGGCTACTACATGGTGTTCGTGTTGGTGAAGGGGCTGCCGAGCAAAGCCGCTTGGGTGAAGATACACCAGTAA